The Streptomyces sp. JB150 genomic interval GGTGCGCAGCTGCTCGACGGGGTAACGGGGCGCGTCGGGGAACGTGTTGACGGCCACCACGAACGGCACGCCCCGCTCCTCCAGGCGCCCCATCACATCGAAGCTGACCTGCAGGCGCCGGGTGTCGACGAGGACGACCGCGCCGAGCGCACCCTCGAACAGGCCGTTCCACAGGAACCAGAACCGCTCCTGGCCGGGGGTGCCGAACAGGTACAGCACCAGCTTGTCGGAGATGCTGATCCGGCCGAAGTCCATCGCCACGGTGGTGGCGGTCTTGGTGTCGGAGCCGAAGTTGTCGTCGACCCCGATACCGGCCTGGGTCATGGTCTCCTCGGTGGTCAGCGGCCGGATCTCGCTGACCGAACCGACCATGGTGGTCTTGCCGACGCCGAACCCGCCCACGATCACGATCTTCACCGCGGCCTGTGCCGTGTGCGGCAGCTGGTCCTCCGCGCGCGGGCCCGGGATGGTGTCAGAGCTTTTGAAGTCCATGCATCACCGCTTCGAGGAGGGAACGGTCGGGAAGCGCCTGGCGGACGATCGGGGCCCGCGCCTGCACCAGCCCGGCCGACAGCAGGTCGGCCAGCAGCGCGGAGACCACGCTGAACGGCAGCTGGAGGTAGGCCGACAGCTCCGCCCCGGAGAGCGGGGACTCGCACAGCCGGACCACCGCGGCCTGTTCGGGCGGCAGCGAGCTGGGGTCGTCGGTGCGCGCCACGATCAACGTGACCAGATCGATGTCGGCGGGTCCGCCGTCGCCCTCGCCGATCAGATAGAGCCGTTCGGGGTGCTTGCCCTCGTTCTCCTGCGGGGGTGCGGGCTGCGGTTCCTGCCGGGGGGTGCGCCTCTGGCGTCGCGGAGGAGTCATACGCTCCGCCCGTTCCGCCGGGGCGGACTGGTGAGGTGGGTGCCGAGGCGCACGATCAGGTCCCGCATCCGGCCGCTCATCAGCCCCGGTTCGGTGCGGACGTCGGAGAGCACGGCGATGTAGGCGTTGGGGCCGGCGTTCATCAGATAGAAGTAGCCGCCGTCGACCTCCATCAGCAGCAGCCGCATCTCGCCCTTCTCGCTGGCGTGGATCTCGCCGGTGATGGCGTGGGCGAGGCTCTGCATGCCGGCGCAGGCCGCGGCGACCCGGTCGGCGGCGTCGGGGTCGCCGCCGTAGCGCGCGATGCGCAGGCCGTCCGCCGACAGCACCACGATCATCTCGATGCCGAGCGTCCCGTCGACGAGGTCGCGGAGCATCCAGTCGATGTTTCCTTGCTGCTGGATCACGTGAGGTCCCCCTTGTCCTCGGTGTCGGCGTCGGCCTCGACGCCGGCGTCGGCGTCGGCCGGTCGGTGCTGGTTTTCCTTGAGCAGGTGCTGGTAGGCGGCCGGGTTGACGGTGAAGGCGGTCGGGTCACCCGGGTTGTCCTTCTTCAGCCCCTCGTAGAAGGCCTCGACCCACATGCCGGGCAGGGGCCGTTCCTTCTCCGGCTCCGGTTCGGGTTCCGGCTCCGGCTCCGGCTCGGGCTCGGGGTGCAGGGGTGCCCACGGGTTGTCCTTGATCTCCTGGGCGGCGGCCCGCTCGGCGGCTTCCTTGACGGCCTGGTCCCAGGCCGCCTCCTCGGCGATCCGCTGGCTGAACGAGGTCTTCACCCGGCTGCGGCGCTGCGGCAGCCCGTTCTCGGTCCACTCGGTGACGACGGGGATGTCGTCCTCGAGGGACACCCCGGCCGGGATGCGCGGGTTGGTGGGGCGGCGGATCTTCGGCTTGCGCTGGGGGCCTTCGAGGGCGTCCGGCGGACGCGGGGCGATGGACTGGGCGCCGATGCCGTGCGGCACGAGGCCGAACACACCGGGCTGGTCGGTCATCATGATCCGCGGCAGCACCAGCACGGCCCGCAGGCCTCCGTACGCCGATGAGCGCAGGGAGATCTGCATGTCGTACTCCGTGCACAGACGGCCGACGACGGCGAAGCCCACCCGCGGCAGGTCCTCGATGACCTCCAGGTCGGAGCCCTCCATGGCCATGGCCAGCAGGTCCTCGAGGCGGCCGCGGGACTCCTCGTTGAGCGGCGGGCCGCAGTCCTCGATCTCGATGGCCACGCCGTACTGCACCTCGTGCGCGGTGACGTGCACCTTGGTGGTCGGCGGCGAGTAGCGGGTGGCGTTGTCGAGGAGTTCGGCGAGGGCGTGGATGACCGGCTCGACGGAGACGCCCCGGATGTTGACCCGGGCGATCGACTTCAGCTCGATGCGCCGGTACTCGAGGATGCGGGACATGGCACCGCGCAGCACGCTGTAGAGCGCGACCGGCTGCGGCCACTGGCGTCCGGGCCGGCCGCCGCCGAGGACGGAGACCGAGTCGGCGAGGCGGCCGATCAGGGCGTTGCCGTGGTCGATGCGCAGCAGGTCCTGGAAGACCTCGTGGTTGGTGCCGTGGTCCTCCTCCATCTCGCGCAGTTCCTTGGCCTGCTGGTGGACGATGGCCTGGACGCGCTGGGCGACGTGCACGAAGGACTGCTGCGCGCCCTGGCGCCGGGTCACTTCGCTCTCGACCGTGTCCAGCACCCGGTACAGCAGGTCGGCCTGCGGTTTGCGCAGGTCGCGGAAGCCCGGCTCGAACTGCTCCAGGCGGGCGACCGCCTCATGGGTCCGCATGCCCTTGCGCAGCCACTTGACCGCCCGGGGCAGCACGTCCTTGGTCAACCGGTCGACCAGCAGGTCCTGTTCGGCCAGGCGCTGCTCCAGCAGGGCGGTGCGCCGGGCGTGGTCGGCCTGCTGGCGGCGCAGTGCCCGGCCGCGCCGGGCCGCCTCGGCCGCCGTCAGCACGACCAGCAGCGTGGCGATGCCGCCGCACAGTCCGACCGCGAGCCGGGCCGCGGGCGCGACCACGGCGACGGCGGCTCCGGTCGCCGCCGCCATCACTATGGCCGGCGGCAACAGCACGCGCGCGTAGGGATGTTCACGGCGCGGACGGGTTTGAACACTCACCATGTGGGCCCTCTGAAACGAATCGACTGGGTGTCGGGCGAGGTTGCGGGGGGAAGAGTCATGGAAACGTTGGGGTATAAACGACAAAAGGGAACAGACGCACGAATCAGCGCAACTCGGTGCGCTGCGGGCGAGCTTAGTCCGACCGGATCATCGGCGTGTCATATTCAGCAACCGCCTGAAGCGGGCTGCGGACACGGGGTACGCTCGACTCCATTTGCACAGCCCGAGTTCATTCGCATACGTGTGGTAACGGCGAACGGGCACACGAAAGCCGCCCACCCAGCGGGTGAACGGCTCACGTGACGGAACGACGACTCACTCAAGGGGCGCGGGGAACCGCGACCGGCCAGGACGCACCCGCACCCGCCCACGGCGGACTACCCCGCGGCGGACTACCCCACGGACGAGTAGGCGACGACGCCCCGCAGCAACCCCTCGACCGCCTTGCGCGCGGCCTTCGGCACGGTGGAGCCCTCCGCGGGAGCCGCCGCCTGGATCTGCCCCAGCACGTCGATCACCTGCTTGCACCACCGCACGAAGTCGCCCGCCGGCATCTCCGCCTCGCGCAGCACCTCGTCGAGACCCTTCCCGGAGGCCCACATGTACGCGGCCCAGGCGAAGCCGAGATCGGGCTCGCGCTGCCCGACGCCCTCGGTCTGACTGATGCGGTACTCCTCCTCCAGGGCGTCCAGCCGTCCCCAGATCCGCACCATCTCCCCCAGCGCGGCCTTCGCCTTGCCGGACGGCAGCTTCGGCGCGAGCGCGTCGTCGCCGACCCGCGCCTCGTACACCAACGCCGAGACGCACGCGGCGAGTTCGGCCGGCGCGAGGCCTTCCCAGACCCCGGCCCGCAGGCACTCGCTGGCCAGCAGGTCCAGCTCGCCGTAGAGCCGGGCGAGCCGCTTGCCGTGCGCGGTGACCTCGTCGTCGCGCAGGTAGTCCAGCTCGGTCAGCAGCGCCACGATCCGGTCGAAGGTCCGCGCGATGGTGTTTGTCCGGCCCTCGATGCGGCGCTCCAGCTGCTTGGTGTCCCGCAGCAGCCGGTGGTAACGCTCCGCCCAGCGGGCGTGGTCCTCGCGGTCGCTGCACCCGTGGCACGGATGCGCCCGCAGGGCCGCCCGCAGCCGGGCGATCTCCCGGTCGTCGGCGGCCTGGGAGCGGCGCCCCCGGTGCCGCTCCGGCTCGATGTGCCCGGCCTTGGTGCGCAGCGCCGACGCCAGGTCGCGCCGGGACTGCGGCGAGCGCGGGTTGAAGGACTTCGGGATCCGCATCCGCTCCAGCGGCTCGACCGGCACCGGGAAGTCGATCGCCGCGAGCCGCTTGACCTGCCGCTCGGCGGTGAGCACCAGCGGGCGCGGCCCGTCGTAGTGGTCGAAGCCGCGGTGGCCGTTGGAGCGTCCGGCGGGCAGGCCCGGGTCCAGCACCAGCGCCAGCCCGGCGTACTTGCCGGTCGGGACGTGGATGACGTCACCGGGCTTGAGCCGTTCCAGCGCGACCGCGGCCTCGGCGCGCCGCTGGGCGGCGCCCTGCCGGGCCAGCTCGGTCTCGCGGTCCTTCAGCTCCCGGCGCAGCCGCGCGTACTCCTCGAAGTCGCCGAGGTGGCAGGTCATGGAGGCCTTGTAGCCCTCCAGGCCCTCCTCGTTGCGCTGCACCTGGCGGGAGATGCCGACGACCGACTTGTCCGCCTGGAACTGGGCGAACGAGGTCTCCAGCAGCTCGCGCGAGCGGTGCCGCCCGAACTGCTCGACCAGGTTGACCGCCATGTTGTACGACGGCTTGAAGCTGGAGCGCAGCGGATACGTGCGGGTGCCCGCGAGTCCGGCCAGGTGCTCGGGGCTCATCCCGCGCTGCCAGAGCACCACCGCGTGGCCCTCGACGTCGATGCCGCGGCGGCCGGCCCGGCCGGTCAGCTGGGTGTACTCGCCGGGGGTGATGTCGGCGTGCTGCTCGCCGTTCCACTTGACGAGCTTCTCCAGGACCACCGACCGGGCGGGCATGTTGATGCCCAGCGCCAGCGTCTCGGTGGCGAAGACGGCCTTGACCAGACCGCGGACGAACAGCTCCTCGACGACCTCCTTGAAGGTCGGCAGCATGCCCGCGTGGTGGGCGGCGATACCGCGCTCCAGGCCCTCCAGCCACTCGTAGTACCCGAGGACGTGCAGGTCCTCGCGCGGGATGGAGGCGGTGCGCTCCTCGACGAGCGCCCGCACCCGGTGGCGCGCCTCCTCGTCGTTCAGCCGCAGCCCCGCGTACAGGCACTGCTGGACGGCGGCCTCGCAGGCGGCGCGGCTGAAGATGAAGGTGATGGCCGGAAGCAGGCCCTCGGCGTCCAGCCGCTCGATGACCTCGGGGCGGCTCGGCGTCCAGATCCGCGAGCGCTGGCGGCGCTCGCGCTCCCGGTCGGCCTCGCGCATCGCCCGGCCGCGCCGGCGGTCCGGGTACGACGGCCGGGTGGCCTCCATCCGCGCCATGCGGGTGAGGTCGGGGTTGACGGCCTTCTTGTGGCCCTCACCCTCCTCGAACAGGTCGTACATCCGGCGCCCGGCGAGCACGTGCTGGAACAGCGGCACGGGACGGTGCTCGGAGACGATCACCTCGGTGTCGCCGCGCACGGTGTCCAGCCAGTCGCCGAACTCCTCGGCGTTGGACACGGTCGCCGACAGCGACACCAGCGTCACGGACTCGGGCAGGTGGATGATCACCTCTTCCCAGACGGCGCCGCGGAAGCGGTCGGAGAGGTAGTGCACCTCGTCCATGACCACATAGCCGAGGCCCAGCAGGGTCTGCGAGCCGGCGTACAGCATGTTCCGCAGCACCTCGGTGGTCATCACGACCACCGGGGCGTCGGAGTTGACGCTGTTGTCGCCGGTGAGCAGGCCGACCTTCTCGGTGCCGTAGCGGCGGCACAGGTCGTTGTACTTCTGGTTCGACAGCGCCTTGATGGGGGTCGTGTAGAAGCACTTCTTGCCCTGCCGGAGGGCGAGGTGGACGGCGAACTCGCCCACGATCGTCTTGCCGGAGCCGGTGGGCGCCGCCACCAGCACGCCCTTCCCCGCCT includes:
- a CDS encoding ATP/GTP-binding protein, with the translated sequence MDFKSSDTIPGPRAEDQLPHTAQAAVKIVIVGGFGVGKTTMVGSVSEIRPLTTEETMTQAGIGVDDNFGSDTKTATTVAMDFGRISISDKLVLYLFGTPGQERFWFLWNGLFEGALGAVVLVDTRRLQVSFDVMGRLEERGVPFVVAVNTFPDAPRYPVEQLRTALDLEPEIPIIECDARRRASSRDVLMTLMRFLHNLALTGRLK
- a CDS encoding DUF742 domain-containing protein, whose translation is MTPPRRQRRTPRQEPQPAPPQENEGKHPERLYLIGEGDGGPADIDLVTLIVARTDDPSSLPPEQAAVVRLCESPLSGAELSAYLQLPFSVVSALLADLLSAGLVQARAPIVRQALPDRSLLEAVMHGLQKL
- a CDS encoding roadblock/LC7 domain-containing protein, whose amino-acid sequence is MIQQQGNIDWMLRDLVDGTLGIEMIVVLSADGLRIARYGGDPDAADRVAAACAGMQSLAHAITGEIHASEKGEMRLLLMEVDGGYFYLMNAGPNAYIAVLSDVRTEPGLMSGRMRDLIVRLGTHLTSPPRRNGRSV
- a CDS encoding ATP-binding protein; translated protein: MVSVQTRPRREHPYARVLLPPAIVMAAATGAAVAVVAPAARLAVGLCGGIATLLVVLTAAEAARRGRALRRQQADHARRTALLEQRLAEQDLLVDRLTKDVLPRAVKWLRKGMRTHEAVARLEQFEPGFRDLRKPQADLLYRVLDTVESEVTRRQGAQQSFVHVAQRVQAIVHQQAKELREMEEDHGTNHEVFQDLLRIDHGNALIGRLADSVSVLGGGRPGRQWPQPVALYSVLRGAMSRILEYRRIELKSIARVNIRGVSVEPVIHALAELLDNATRYSPPTTKVHVTAHEVQYGVAIEIEDCGPPLNEESRGRLEDLLAMAMEGSDLEVIEDLPRVGFAVVGRLCTEYDMQISLRSSAYGGLRAVLVLPRIMMTDQPGVFGLVPHGIGAQSIAPRPPDALEGPQRKPKIRRPTNPRIPAGVSLEDDIPVVTEWTENGLPQRRSRVKTSFSQRIAEEAAWDQAVKEAAERAAAQEIKDNPWAPLHPEPEPEPEPEPEPEPEKERPLPGMWVEAFYEGLKKDNPGDPTAFTVNPAAYQHLLKENQHRPADADAGVEADADTEDKGDLT
- a CDS encoding DEAD/DEAH box helicase; this encodes MIVLLSVRPGTLESTMTQDLSPAERYAAARRRAAEQATALASFREMYDFGLDAFQIEACQALEAGKGVLVAAPTGSGKTIVGEFAVHLALRQGKKCFYTTPIKALSNQKYNDLCRRYGTEKVGLLTGDNSVNSDAPVVVMTTEVLRNMLYAGSQTLLGLGYVVMDEVHYLSDRFRGAVWEEVIIHLPESVTLVSLSATVSNAEEFGDWLDTVRGDTEVIVSEHRPVPLFQHVLAGRRMYDLFEEGEGHKKAVNPDLTRMARMEATRPSYPDRRRGRAMREADRERERRQRSRIWTPSRPEVIERLDAEGLLPAITFIFSRAACEAAVQQCLYAGLRLNDEEARHRVRALVEERTASIPREDLHVLGYYEWLEGLERGIAAHHAGMLPTFKEVVEELFVRGLVKAVFATETLALGINMPARSVVLEKLVKWNGEQHADITPGEYTQLTGRAGRRGIDVEGHAVVLWQRGMSPEHLAGLAGTRTYPLRSSFKPSYNMAVNLVEQFGRHRSRELLETSFAQFQADKSVVGISRQVQRNEEGLEGYKASMTCHLGDFEEYARLRRELKDRETELARQGAAQRRAEAAVALERLKPGDVIHVPTGKYAGLALVLDPGLPAGRSNGHRGFDHYDGPRPLVLTAERQVKRLAAIDFPVPVEPLERMRIPKSFNPRSPQSRRDLASALRTKAGHIEPERHRGRRSQAADDREIARLRAALRAHPCHGCSDREDHARWAERYHRLLRDTKQLERRIEGRTNTIARTFDRIVALLTELDYLRDDEVTAHGKRLARLYGELDLLASECLRAGVWEGLAPAELAACVSALVYEARVGDDALAPKLPSGKAKAALGEMVRIWGRLDALEEEYRISQTEGVGQREPDLGFAWAAYMWASGKGLDEVLREAEMPAGDFVRWCKQVIDVLGQIQAAAPAEGSTVPKAARKAVEGLLRGVVAYSSVG